From Anaerolineales bacterium, a single genomic window includes:
- a CDS encoding chloride channel protein, with amino-acid sequence MRNPRNPLEAALDRLRPSETAILLATAVAVGGGTGLGAVLFIRLIAAVQSLFFDSGADWFGGLGGGWAALVPVLGGLAAGPIIAFLAKEAKGHGVPEVMQAIALRGGRIRPRVVLAKLAASALCLGSGGSAGREGPIVQVGAALGSSIGQWLGLSENRIRNLVACGAAAGIAATFNAPIAGVLFAMEIILGELHLGDLGNVVVSSVTAATLGRIFLGDRPAFAIPNYGVRSPWEILLYVLLGVLSAVCAVFFIRLLYWFEDRFDGWRFPDWLKPAVGGGLLGALALAYPLVLRAAGAPASELPSGPLTSANLPQIFGSGFSVIEQSLTAQLPLGVLLALALLKPLATSLTLGSGNSGGVFAPSLFTGAVLGGAFGLAVERLAPGATAGAGAFAVVGMAAVFAGAARAPFTAIVIVFEMTNDYRMIVPLMAGVIVSLIAAEKLHPESIYTLKLTRRGIRLRRGKDIDVMEAVRVDEVMVRDPFTVPAALPAGRLAEEFIRTGRHGFPVVHPDGALFGVVSLEDYRSRIAGSPERAEQLTAGEIASTDLVTVFPDDSVGTALQRMAPRDLSRLPVVARDDPRRLMGVVRRNDIVRAYEVGVARREELRNRSEVARKFERTAAGFIDFAVGAGSPALGKRIAELALPREAVLVSIRRGRGLVIPHGDTRLQEGDVVTALCEHESAKALTALF; translated from the coding sequence ATGCGCAACCCGAGAAATCCGCTGGAAGCCGCCCTCGACCGTCTCCGCCCGTCGGAGACGGCGATTTTGTTGGCGACGGCCGTCGCCGTCGGCGGGGGCACCGGACTGGGAGCGGTGCTGTTCATCCGCCTGATCGCGGCGGTCCAAAGCCTGTTCTTCGACTCCGGCGCGGATTGGTTCGGCGGGCTGGGCGGGGGATGGGCGGCGCTCGTGCCCGTGCTCGGCGGGTTGGCCGCCGGTCCGATCATCGCCTTCCTCGCCAAGGAAGCCAAAGGGCACGGCGTTCCGGAAGTGATGCAGGCGATCGCCCTGCGCGGCGGCCGCATTCGCCCGCGGGTCGTTTTGGCCAAGCTGGCGGCTTCGGCGCTGTGCCTGGGCAGCGGCGGGTCGGCCGGGCGCGAGGGGCCGATCGTCCAGGTGGGCGCGGCGCTGGGATCCAGCATCGGGCAGTGGCTCGGCCTGAGCGAAAACCGGATCCGCAACCTGGTCGCCTGCGGTGCGGCGGCCGGAATCGCAGCCACGTTCAACGCGCCGATCGCCGGCGTGCTGTTCGCGATGGAGATCATCCTGGGCGAACTGCACCTCGGCGACTTGGGGAACGTGGTGGTCTCCTCCGTCACGGCCGCCACCCTCGGGCGGATCTTCCTCGGAGACCGCCCGGCGTTCGCCATTCCCAACTACGGCGTGCGCTCGCCTTGGGAAATTCTTCTGTACGTCCTGCTCGGGGTGCTCTCGGCGGTCTGCGCCGTCTTCTTCATCCGCCTGCTCTACTGGTTCGAGGATCGTTTCGACGGCTGGCGGTTCCCGGATTGGTTGAAACCCGCCGTCGGCGGAGGGTTGCTGGGCGCGCTGGCGCTGGCATATCCGCTCGTCCTGCGCGCCGCCGGCGCGCCCGCCTCCGAACTCCCTTCGGGGCCGCTGACATCCGCCAACCTTCCCCAGATCTTCGGATCGGGATTTTCCGTCATCGAGCAATCGCTGACCGCCCAGCTCCCGCTGGGCGTGCTGCTGGCTTTGGCCCTGCTCAAACCGCTGGCCACGTCGCTGACCCTCGGCTCCGGGAATTCCGGCGGCGTGTTCGCCCCCTCGCTGTTCACCGGAGCGGTGCTGGGCGGGGCGTTCGGCCTGGCGGTGGAGCGTCTGGCGCCCGGGGCGACCGCCGGGGCGGGCGCCTTCGCCGTGGTGGGGATGGCGGCGGTCTTCGCCGGCGCGGCGCGGGCGCCCTTCACCGCGATCGTGATCGTCTTCGAAATGACCAACGATTACCGGATGATCGTTCCGCTGATGGCCGGCGTGATCGTAAGCCTGATCGCGGCCGAAAAACTGCATCCGGAATCCATCTACACGCTGAAACTCACCCGCCGCGGAATTCGCCTCCGCCGAGGAAAGGACATCGACGTGATGGAGGCGGTCCGGGTGGACGAAGTAATGGTCCGCGATCCGTTCACCGTGCCGGCCGCCCTGCCCGCCGGCCGGCTGGCGGAGGAGTTCATCCGCACCGGCCGCCACGGCTTCCCCGTGGTCCATCCGGACGGAGCGCTGTTCGGCGTGGTCTCGTTGGAGGATTACCGCAGCCGGATCGCCGGCTCGCCCGAGCGGGCGGAACAGCTGACCGCGGGCGAGATCGCCTCGACCGACCTGGTCACGGTGTTTCCGGACGATTCGGTCGGGACCGCCCTGCAGCGGATGGCGCCGCGCGACCTTTCGCGGCTGCCGGTGGTGGCGCGGGACGATCCGCGGCGGCTGATGGGGGTGGTGCGGCGCAACGACATCGTCCGCGCCTACGAGGTGGGCGTGGCGCGCCGCGAGGAGCTGCGCAACCGCTCGGAGGTGGCGCGAAAATTCGAGCGCACCGCCGCCGGGTTCATCGACTTCGCCGTCGGCGCCGGATCGCCGGCGTTGGGCAAGCGGATCGCCGAGCTGGCCCTGCCCCGCGAAGCGGTGCTGGTGTCGATCCGCCGCGGGCGCGGATTGGTCATCCCGCACGGCGACACCCGCCTGCAGGAAGGCGACGTCGTCACCGCGCTGTGCGAGCACGAAAGCGCGAAGGCGCTGACCGCGCTGTTCTGA
- a CDS encoding glycoside hydrolase family 3 C-terminal domain-containing protein: MDFATAVKNYRDKKTKENLRRQVDALLAEMTLREKIYLLSGRGVIMSFKNRLLHSRFYNYEPIPAGGCKRLGIPPVLFTDGPRGVVLGNSTCLPAAMCRASAFDDGLEYRAGKLIAAEAIAQGANFFAGICINLVRNPRGGRSQESYGEDPFLLGKMGAALTRSVQEEGMIACPKHFALNSIEDLRFHINVTADDRTLHEVYLPHFRKCVEAGALSIMGAYNRFDEFYCCENRKLLTDILRREWGFDGFVMSDFVWGVHDAEHSLRAGCDIEMMFTIHYRKIGAMLRDGRLNVTHVDRAAGNILSVLIRSVPNIQPREKSVVASASHRALARETAEKGIVLLQNNGLLPLPADTPLTVAGNYADRENVGDNGSSRVYSAGVVTPYAGLKDAFARVNLSQGINLQEALAASEESRTVVVCAGSDSSQEGEYVSNTRYGLKRKQAGAGGDRASLRLSAGETALIRGLKAAGRKVVVVLFAGCAVIVEEWKASADAILMNYYSGVEGGTALANILSGKVNPSGKLPFTVAKDEADYPPFLEIGQQPYEIEYGYYHGYTLFDKKGIEPAFPFGFGLNYTTFQIGKPAAVKEKAAVLLSVEVKNTGSRDGTEVVQVYAGSDGAGQDRPVKLLKAFQRVEVKAGRSKRISLRIDKEDLKFYNPLTGQWALDKSYTLYVGNSSPDAMRRRTRVVF; this comes from the coding sequence ATGGACTTTGCCACCGCAGTAAAGAATTATCGCGACAAAAAAACCAAGGAAAACCTCCGCCGGCAGGTGGACGCGCTGCTGGCGGAGATGACGCTGCGGGAGAAGATTTACCTGCTCTCCGGCCGCGGCGTGATCATGTCCTTCAAGAACCGCCTGCTTCATTCACGGTTCTACAACTATGAGCCCATCCCGGCCGGCGGCTGCAAGCGGCTTGGCATCCCGCCGGTTCTGTTCACCGATGGACCGCGGGGGGTCGTGTTGGGGAACAGCACCTGCCTGCCCGCCGCCATGTGCCGCGCCTCCGCCTTCGACGACGGGTTGGAATACCGCGCCGGCAAGCTGATCGCCGCGGAAGCAATCGCCCAGGGGGCGAATTTCTTCGCCGGGATCTGCATCAACCTGGTCCGCAACCCGCGCGGGGGAAGGAGCCAGGAGAGCTACGGGGAGGATCCGTTCCTCCTTGGGAAGATGGGCGCCGCCCTCACCCGCTCGGTCCAGGAGGAGGGAATGATCGCCTGCCCTAAGCACTTCGCCCTCAACAGCATCGAGGACCTGCGATTCCACATCAACGTGACCGCCGACGACCGCACGTTGCACGAGGTCTACCTGCCGCACTTCCGGAAATGCGTCGAGGCCGGAGCCCTTTCGATCATGGGCGCCTACAACCGCTTCGACGAGTTTTACTGCTGTGAAAACCGCAAGCTACTGACCGACATCCTGCGCCGGGAGTGGGGCTTCGACGGCTTCGTTATGTCGGATTTCGTCTGGGGCGTGCACGACGCGGAGCATTCGCTGCGCGCCGGGTGCGACATCGAGATGATGTTCACCATCCACTACCGCAAGATCGGCGCGATGCTCCGCGACGGCCGGCTGAACGTCACCCATGTCGACCGCGCGGCGGGCAACATCCTCTCCGTCCTGATCCGGAGCGTCCCCAACATCCAGCCCAGGGAAAAGAGCGTGGTGGCTTCCGCTAGCCATCGGGCGCTGGCGCGCGAGACGGCGGAAAAGGGGATCGTGCTCCTGCAGAACAACGGCCTGCTGCCGCTGCCCGCGGATACGCCGCTGACCGTCGCCGGCAACTATGCCGACCGGGAAAACGTCGGCGACAACGGCAGCAGCCGCGTGTACAGCGCCGGCGTCGTCACGCCGTACGCCGGGCTGAAGGATGCCTTTGCGCGGGTCAATCTTTCGCAGGGGATCAACCTGCAGGAAGCGCTGGCGGCGTCGGAGGAATCCCGGACGGTCGTGGTCTGCGCCGGGAGCGACAGCTCGCAGGAAGGCGAATACGTCTCCAACACCCGCTACGGCCTGAAGCGCAAGCAGGCCGGCGCCGGCGGTGACCGCGCCAGCCTGCGCCTGTCGGCCGGGGAAACGGCGCTGATCCGCGGCTTGAAGGCCGCGGGCCGCAAGGTGGTCGTCGTGCTGTTCGCCGGCTGCGCCGTGATCGTCGAAGAATGGAAAGCGTCCGCCGATGCAATCCTGATGAATTATTACAGCGGGGTGGAAGGTGGAACCGCCTTAGCCAACATTCTTAGCGGCAAGGTCAATCCGAGCGGCAAACTGCCGTTCACGGTGGCCAAGGACGAGGCGGACTATCCCCCATTCCTCGAAATCGGGCAGCAGCCGTATGAGATCGAATACGGGTATTACCACGGCTACACGCTGTTCGATAAAAAAGGTATCGAACCCGCCTTCCCGTTCGGCTTCGGGCTTAACTACACGACCTTCCAGATCGGCAAACCGGCCGCCGTCAAGGAAAAGGCGGCGGTCCTCCTGAGCGTCGAGGTGAAAAACACCGGATCGCGCGACGGGACCGAGGTGGTCCAGGTCTACGCCGGATCCGACGGAGCCGGACAGGACCGGCCGGTGAAGCTGCTCAAGGCCTTTCAACGCGTGGAGGTGAAAGCCGGCCGGTCGAAACGGATCAGCCTGCGGATCGACAAGGAGGATTTGAAATTCTACAATCCGCTAACCGGCCAATGGGCGCTCGACAAATCGTATACGCTGTACGTGGGAAACAGCAGTCCGGACGCGATGCGGCGCCGGACGCGGGTCGTTTTCTAG
- a CDS encoding GGDEF domain-containing protein — protein MKIIAWLEKRRSAFWIGVGVVFVLGVGAADALTGNRLSFSLFYILPIATVTWFCGRNWGLTFSAFSAAVWFAADAAGGQVYSPPPIRYWNAVIRLGFFVLVAVLLPALKALEHERELARTDPLTGAANRRHVIEAMDRELWRSQRSRRSFTIVYIDLDGFKAANDALGHRVGDDILRAVVRRGSGQLRKTDLMARIGGDEFLLLLPETDRAGSKKTVAKIQAALRNEMEKHHWPVTFSIGALTCRRASAASEELIKKADALMYSVKNSGKNAAAFEDFPGRDSRVRFGGK, from the coding sequence ATGAAGATCATCGCCTGGCTTGAAAAACGGAGGTCCGCATTTTGGATCGGAGTGGGGGTTGTCTTCGTCCTGGGCGTCGGCGCCGCGGACGCACTCACCGGCAACCGGCTTTCTTTCTCCCTGTTCTACATCCTCCCCATCGCCACCGTAACTTGGTTTTGCGGCAGGAATTGGGGCCTGACATTCAGTGCGTTCAGCGCGGCGGTGTGGTTCGCCGCCGACGCCGCCGGCGGCCAGGTCTATTCGCCGCCCCCCATCCGCTATTGGAATGCGGTCATCCGCCTGGGCTTCTTCGTGCTGGTGGCGGTGCTGCTGCCGGCCCTGAAGGCGCTGGAGCATGAAAGGGAACTGGCGCGGACCGACCCCCTAACCGGCGCGGCGAACCGCCGCCACGTGATCGAAGCGATGGACAGGGAATTGTGGCGCTCCCAGCGCAGCCGGCGGTCGTTCACCATTGTGTACATCGACCTCGACGGATTCAAAGCCGCCAACGACGCCCTAGGACACCGGGTCGGGGACGACATCCTGCGGGCGGTGGTCCGCCGCGGATCGGGTCAATTGCGGAAGACGGACCTGATGGCCAGGATTGGCGGGGATGAATTCCTCCTGCTCCTGCCCGAGACGGACCGCGCCGGATCGAAAAAAACCGTAGCGAAAATCCAAGCCGCCCTGCGGAATGAAATGGAAAAACATCATTGGCCGGTGACATTTTCCATAGGGGCGTTAACCTGCCGCCGGGCCTCGGCCGCTTCCGAAGAATTGATTAAAAAGGCCGACGCGTTGATGTACTCGGTGAAAAACAGCGGGAAAAACGCGGCCGCGTTCGAGGATTTCCCGGGGCGTGACTCCCGCGTGCGATTCGGGGGCAAATGA